CTCAGGAAGAGGAGTAGGGAAATGGAAATTTAGGTCAAATTCCATAGTACTTCTGAAATAGGATATCATTTTTATCCGTTCATTGATGGTTTGTCCACTACACATCACACCTTAAAAAAGCGTCCTTTAAGGCCGCAATCTTATCATCCCAGGTTGCAATGAACTCCTGGGCCACGTATCCTTGGAACCCAGTAGCCAAAATGGCCTTTAGTATTGCCGGATAATTGAGTTCTTGCGTTTCGTCAATTTCATTTCTACCGGGAACACCAGCAGTATGGTAGTGTCCAAAATAGGGGTGATAGGTCTGAATGGTCTTAATGATATCCCCTTCCTGTATCTGCATATGGTAGATGTCATAAAGAAGCTTAAAGTTGTCACTGCCCAATCGTTTACAGAGTTCCACACCCCATAAGCTGCTATCACACATATAATCTGGGTGGTTTTGTTGGTTAAAGAGTTCCATGTGTATGATAACGCCATGTTGCTCTGCAAGAGGTAGGATCTGTGATAGACCGTCCACACAGTTTTGCAATCCAACGTAGTCGTTCATACCCCTCCGATTGCCACTAAAACAGATGAGGTTCGTATAGCCGGCATCGGCCACTTTTGGAATGATCTCCATGTAATTTTTAATAAGTTGGCCGTGATATTGGGGATCGTTCCAGCCCTCTGTCAAACTTATTTCCGCTCCATTGCACATGGAACAATGGATGTCATATTTTTTAAGTAGGTCAAAATCCTTTGGTCCTATCAGGTCAATGGCCTTTATCCCCAAATCGTTCAATATGGCCAGAAATTCTTCCAAGGGATAGGAATTAAAGCACCATTGGCATACGCTGTGGTTAATATTGTTCTTAAGTTTAAAATCCTTGTTTTTGGAAGTTTTGCCGGAAACGTTGGCCGTTGCAAGTCCTGCAGTGGCCATGGTAGCGGCAGAAATAAAATTTCTTCGTTTCATCCTTAGTTGATTATACAGAGAAAGATACTATTTTAGACAGTGATATGGAAATTCGTCCCGATACCCAAAAACTATTGGAACTTGCACATTATAAAATGCCCTTTGGAAAGTATAAGGGAAGTTATCTGGTCGATTTGCCCTTGGCCTATTTGGTATGGTTCAAACAGAAAGGCTTCCCATCCGGAAAATTGGGAGAACATATGCGGACCATGTTGGATGTGAAATCCAATGGATTGGAACCCCTAATCCGAAAATTGCAAAAAGAATTTCCTTTGGATTAACATCCATTTCCTATCAAACTTTGTACCTTTACCTCCCGTAACAGCGAAACTTCATCATGTCACAGACCAAGTACATTTTTGTTACGGGAGGGGTAACTTCATCACTCGGAAAGGGAATAATAGCCGCTTCTTTAGCTAAATTATTACAGGCCAGGGGATACCGGACTACCATCCAAAAATTGGATCCTTATATTAATGTCGATCCCGGAACGTTGAATCCTTATGAACATGGGGAGTGTTATGTAACCGACGATGGTGCGGAAACCGATTTGGATCTTGGCCATTATGAACGTTTTTTAAATGTTAAGACCTCCCAGGCAAACAATGTTACCACGGGACGTATTTACCAAAGCGTAATAGAAAAGGAGCGAAAAGGGGAATTCTTGGGCAAGACGGTCCAGGTAGTTCCGCATATCACCAATGAAATCAAGGAACGCATACAGCTTTTGGGTAAAAGTGGGGACTACGATATTGTGATTACTGAAATAGGGGGTACGGTGGGTGATATTGAGTCCCTTCCGTACATTGAAGCAGTACGTCAGCTACTTTGGGAACTTGGGGACAATAACGGTATTGTTATCCATTTAACCTTGGTCCCCTATTTGTCCGCAGCTGGAGAACTAAAGACCAAGCCCACACAACATTCGGTAAAAACCTTGATGGAGAGCGGAATAAAGGCAGACATTTTGGTATGCCGTACGGAACATGAGATTTCCGGGGAAAAACGTGAGAAGCTGGCCTTGTTCTGTAATGTGAAAAAGGAAGCGGTCATTCAGTCCATCGATGCCTCTACAATATATGATGTCCCCCTATTAATGCAACAGGAGGGCTTGGATACCGTAGCACTTAAAAAGCTGGCACTTTCCGATGTATTGGAACCGGACTTGATACAATGGAAAGAGTTCCTGGCCCGTCATAAAAACCCAAAGGGGAAAGTAACCATTGGACTCATTGGAAAATATGTGGAGTTGCAGGACTCTTACAAATCCATCTTGGAATCCTTTATCCATGCTGGGGCTGCCAATGAAGTCAAAGTGCAGGTAAGGTCAATTCATTCGGAATACCTGTCCGAGAAGAGCGTGGATAAGAAGTTAATGGGCTTGGATGGGATTTTAGTCGCACCTGGGTTTGGAGAACGTGGGATAGAAGGTAAAGTTAGGGCGGTCCGCTATGCCCGTGAAAATGATATTCCCTTCTTGGGGATTTGTCTGGGAATGCAAATGGCCGTTATTGAGTTTGCCCGGAACGTTTTGGGTATGGAAAATGCCAATTCCACAGAAATGGATAGCGAAACCCCAGATCCTGTCATCAGCTTAATGGAAGAGCAGAAGACCGTGGTGAACAAAGGGGGTACCATGCGTTTGGGTGCTTGGGACTGTCAATTGAAAGAAGGAAGTTTGGTTCATGAGGTATATGGAGGACAATCAAAGATTACGGAACGTCACAGACATCGATTTGAATTTAATAACGCTTACAAAAAAGAAATGGAAGAAGCCGGATTGGTGGCTTCTGGCTACAATTCAGAGACCAATTTGGTGGAAATTGTGGAGTTGCCCTCGCATCCGTGGTTCATAGGGGTGCAATACCATCCGGAATATAAAAGTACCGTGGCCAATCCCCATCCCTTGTTTGTTGGTTTTGTAAAAGCCGTATTGGCAAAGAAGCAACAACAAACCAATGCCAGTTTGGCATAAACTGCATTTTTGGATATATATTTGCGGGCTGGGTAAACATTGAACTGATTTACAATTTGTTTTCATGGAAGAAAAAAAGCTGGACATCAACTCCATCATAGGGTTTGTATTGATTTTTGGGATTTTGCTGGGGTGGATGTACTTGAAGCAGCCTACACCTGAAGAGTTGGAAGCTCAAAAAGCACAACAAGAACTGCTTGAAGCGGAGCAAGAGGCTATGGAGACCGTTACCGAAGAGCCCAAAGTTGAGGATAGACCCGTTATCAACCTTCAGGATTCCGTTTCCGTAGCCAATTATAGGACTGCGGTCGGTGCCTTTGGATTTACCAATGCAAATGACGGGACCACCATTCTTGAAAATGAAGTGCTTTATTTGGAAGTGGCCAATAAAGGAGGACAAATTGTGGAAGCAAGGATGAAGAATTTTGTCACCTTTGATTCCATCCCCGTGTATTTGGTCAAAGATGGAAATGCAGATTTTGGCCTTAGCTTTTCTACGAATGACAATCGTGTGTTGGAAACCCAAGATTTGTTTTTTGAGCCGGTGCTAACTCAAAGTTCTGGGAACCAAGTACTCTCTTTGAAAGCAAAAGTTTCCAACAATCAGTTTTTGGAATATAGGTATGAAATGAAACCGAATGAATATTTGGTGGATTTTACCGTGCGTTCGCAAGGACTGGCCAATGTGCTCAATAGTACAAAACCTATTGATTTAAGTTGGCAATTAAAAGGGATACGGCATAATAAAAGTGTCCAATACGAGAATCGTTACACCCGCTTGACCTACAATCATGATGGGGAAAAAATCAGCAAATTATCCGAGGGTAGTGATTTGGATGAGGAAACCGAAGTTGATGTAAAATGGCTTTCCTACCGTCAACACTTTTTTAGTTCCATATTGGCTACGGATACCCATTTTAAGGCTGTGGAACTCTCTTCAAAAAATTTGGTTGAGGAAGAAAGTAAGGAACAACAATTCACAAAGGAATATCAAACCAATACCTCCTTGGAACTGGTGGGTGGGGAACTGTCCCAAAATATGTATTGGTATTATGGACCAACCGATGCCAAGGTTTTTGAACAATATGAGGATTTGGGACTGGTGGAATCCATACCTTTTGGTTGGGGTATTTTTGGTTGGATCAATCGTTTTGTATTTACCCCCTTCTTTGGATTCTTAAGCTCTTTTCTGCCCTATGGAATTGCCATAGTTGTAATGACCATTGTGGTACGAATAGCCTTGTCACCGGTAACGTACAAATCCTATTTGTCACAGGCCAAGATGAAGGTACTTAAACCTGAAATCACGGAATTGAACGAGAAGTACAAGGACAACGCCATGAAAAAACAACAGGAAACCATGAAGTTGTACAATAAGGCTGGTGTAAGTCCAATGAGCGGATGTATTCCTGCACTTTTACAGCTGCCCATTTTCTATGCGCTTTTCATGTTTTTCCCTACCTCGTTTGCACTACGGCAAAAGTCGTTCCTATGGGCTGAGGATTTGAGTTCCTACGATACGATCTTCAACTTGCCATTCAACATTCCATTTTATGGTGACCATGTAAGCCTGTTTCCCATATTGGCTTCTGTGGCCATCTTTTTCTATATGACTTTGACCACGGGCCAAACGATGCAAATGCAGCAGCAACCGGGGATGCCCAACATGAAATTTATCATGTACCTTTCCCCGTTGTTAATGTTGTTCTTCTTTAACAACTATGCCAGTGGTTTGAGTCTGTACTACTTTATTTCCAATTTAATCACCATTGGTATTATGTTGGTAATCAAAAACTACATTTTGGACGAGGATAAAATCCATGCCCAAATCCAAGAGAACAAAAAGAAACCGAAAAAGGAGAACCGTTTTCAGAAAAAGATGCGCGAAATGATGGAGGAGGCCGAATCACAAAAACGGACGGGAAGAAGAAAGTAAACCATTTTTAAACCTTTTCCGGGTATTGGGGTCTTACCAATAAAATCCTTTACCTATGAAATTGTTGAGAATAGTTTTCCCCGTATTGTTTTTTGTGTTGCTATTGCCCACCAATCGCAGCCAAGCCCAGGAGGTAAGGCAAAACACCACAGTTATTGTTGCCAGTGGCACCCGTAAGGGACAGCTTCGAAGACAGACACGGCGACAGGTGAGACGTATCCATAGGCGGAACCGTTTTAGAACCTTGAGAAGACTTCCCGCCGGAACCCGTGCCGTTCTCTTTAGGGGCGTCGAATACTATCCGGTCCAGGGCATTTATTACGTAAAACGAAATGGGGTTTATATAAGGCGTTTACCTCCTATTGGATTTAGGATGGCAAGCCTCACCGGGCCAATGTTTCGATTGGCCGTCGGGGGAAATGCGTACGTATTTTCCGAGGGTGTGTTTTATAGGGGGGTCGATGATCAATTTGAAATGGTGGCTCCTCCCAAGGGGGCAATCGTGGAAGAATTGCCAAAAGATGTGGAAGAACTACTGTTGGACGGAATGACGGCTTATGAACTTTATGATACCTTATATGCCAAAACGGAAGGGGGTTACGAAGTCATTGGAACAATGGATGACTTTGAGTAGTATTTGGGGAACATTTTAAAACAAGACTTCCCCGCTTTAGCGGGGAAGCCTTCACCATCAATAGGTATAGTTTGGAAAGATTCGGGACTACAAAGATGGTTCCTATTCCACTCCCAACAAACTAATAGTTGCAAGTACTCCATTTTATGATGTCAAATATTCCCTTTTTGATGTGGCATCGATGAACTGCAAACACCGGTAAAATCAAGAAGTTCAAAGAATATCGATGAACGGTATGTTTATAAGGTAAATACTACATTTTTATAGGAATTCAACAAAAAAAGGAGCCACTTCCGGGTTCCTTTAAATGAATCATTTGATACTTATCTGATTGTATAAGAGAATCTTTAGATTCTATGACAAAAATCATTTCATTAAAGTAAGAATAAAAATATAATTTTGTAAGATTTATAAAACAATTTAGTTATGAAAAATTTTAATTTGACCTTGTTGTTTCTTCTATTATTGGTTAACTTTTCGTGCACTGTAGAAGACAACGATTCATTCTTATCATCTGATGTAATTGAAGAGTCAGCATTTGAGGACTCTGACATTGACTCATTGAAACTGGACATTGAACAATCTTTAGGAGAGATTGTAGATTTAGGAGATTATTATTTGATTGAAAATGACCTAATGATTCCTAAAAGCGAAATCTTAAATTATATATCCGATTCAAAGGAGAAAAATGTTTCAGATTCTGGAAGACATTTTTATACCAGTACTATTACTACTCCTCCTACGGGGAGAAGAATCGTTAAGATTTATTGGGATAAAAGGGGCTTTCCGGCGAGTGAAACTCTAAATACAGGTATTACTGGGAATTACAATTGGAGAGGCGCACTAACGCTGGCTTTAATTGCCTATAACGGGGGAATAACAGATTTCAAAATTCAATTCAAAGAAGTTGGTTATGATATTTTCAGTCCTAATGGAATTCCACAGGATACGGATATTATTTTAAAGAGTGATGGTGGCATATTGCCCAATACAACTGTTGCTTCCGCAGGGTTTCCATCAAATGGAAATCCGTATCATACGATATTAATAAATCTTGATTTTTTAAACTCATATAATCTAACGGGTCAACAAAAACGTTATAACTTAATGCATGAGCTTGGACATTGTATAGGTTTTAGGCATACCAATTTAAGACTTCGTGGAGAGTCACTTGCCAATGCGAATCCAATCTATACAACGCCGAATGCTGAAGACCCCAATTCTGTTTTTAATGGAGGTACTGCATTGAATGATGGTTATTGGTCGGACTACGATGAAATTGCCTTGGAAACACTCTATTAAATTAGTTTTTTTAGAATCAAAAAAGAAAGCCGCTTTTTAGCGGCTTTCTAACTATTTATGTCCTGTTTCCTTAATTGGTTGTATTGGGAATGAGTACCTTGTTCAATACATGGATGACCCCATTATTGGCTTGTACATCTACAAAAGTGATCCCTATATCATCAATGCCTGAACCATCGGTTACATCCGCGATATTATCTCCTGTTCCAGGCAAGGTGATGGTGATATTATCCCCTTCCAAGGTTGGCGCTGGAGTATTCCCTGGGTTGGTCAAGTCCCCAGATCTTATATTTCCTTCTACAACGTGGTGTTGTAACACGCTGGTCAATAAACCGGAATCAATATCCGTAAGCCCGTCCCACATATCGTTGCTATCCAATAATGCTTGGAACGCATCATTTGTTGGGGCAAATACGGTAAAAGGACCATCGGCGGATAAGGTACCTACAAAATCAGGTTGTCCCTCGGTGGTCAACGCAGCTTGTAGGGAGTCAAATGTTGGATCGGCGACGGCAAAAGTCACTACCGTAGGCAAATCGATTACGGCATCCACGGCATGGATGACCCCATTGGTGGCCACAATATCAGTTCTATTCATTACTGGAGAGCTTACGCCATTGAAAGTATTATCCGCATCTGTATTGACATATAAAGAAAGAAATTCCCCTTCAGCAAAAGATGCCATGGTGACATTGTCGTAACCAGTACTTAGTGATGATTCCAAAATAACATCACCACTTACTACATGGTTTAATAAAATATCTTGAAGTGGATTCATCCCAGGATTGGTAAAAGCATCAAAGGCTGCATTAACTGGGGCGAAAACGGTGTATACTTCCTCTGTACCGGAAAGTACGGATACAAAATCCACAGTGTTTCCTTCATCCGTAAGCGCACCTACCAGATTATCAAATTCACTATTTGCCGTGGCATGGTCCACAATATTGGGTAGGTCTATCACCGCGTCAACCACGTGAACAATTCCGTTAATGGCCTTTATATCAGCACCATCAGGAACAACTGAACTTACCCCGTTAAATCGTACTCCATCGGTGGCATTGTAAAAGATGCTCAGGAAGGTATCATCTATTGGACCTGCGGCCGAAGTACTGGCATAACCCGTGCCCGCAGCAACCAGGGTGGAAGACTCAATTTCTCCGGAAATGACATGATTCAAAAGTACCTGGGTCAATACTTCGGTATCAATATCCCCTAATTGGGCACCATCCAAAAATGTATTGAAAGCCGCATCGGTTGGGGCCAATACGGTGAAGGGTCCATCTCCTCGCAATATGTCCGGTAAATCCCCATTCGCTGCCTGAAGTGCAGCAACCAAACTGCTTAAATTGGGATTGGAGATCGCTAAATCAGTAATAGAGAAGAGCAATACACCATTTAGGGCGTCAATTGCCGCTTGTGGCAACAGCACTTTATTGATGATATGGACTACTCCGTTGGAAGTTTCCTCATCCGGAGTGGTAACTTGCGCAGCTTCGTTGGCCGCATCGGTAAAGAAGAAACCACCCTCCGTGGATACGGTCAATGTTCCTCCTTGAACGGTTTCGATGGTTTGACCGTTAGTTAGCATGCCAGAGGTTACCGCTGCACCGGACACCACATGATACGCTAGGATCGCGGCCAAAAGGTCTTGTTCTTCCGTTGTATCAAAATCCGCTAAAGAGGAAAATCCGTCCAAGCGATCAAATAAATCCGAAAAAGCTTCGTTGCTGGGGGCCAACACGGTAAAAGGGCCTTCTCCACTCAGCGTACCAATTAGATCGTTATTTGGGCTTTGGTCCGCGGCGGTAAGTGCCGCAACCAAACTGCTCAAATCCGTCGTGGCCTGAGCTGCTTCCACAATGTTCTGTTCAGGGGTCGTCGATCCCCCGTTGTTGTCATCATCGTCGGAACACGACCATGCTAAAAGAGCGGTAGCGAATAAAATCAAGGGTTTTTTAAAAAAATGTTTCATGGTAAAGAAATTATAAATGTTTAATTGTTTAAAGGGTAAAGCCCATCACGTGGATGGGCTTGTTAGTAATTTTAGTGCAGGGCATCCAGCACTTCCTGTGGTAATAATACCTTGTCTATAATATGTACGATTCCGTTACTGGCCTCGTTATCAGCAGTGACCACCCGGGCCCTGTCATGTGTTTTATCAAATATGAGTATCCGGCCATTGAATCTCTCGTCAACGGAAATGTTTTCCCCTTGTTCCGTTTTGAATTGTTGATGTCCGTCAAATTCTCCAGAGGCAATTGCCGAACCAGAGAGTACGTGATAGGACAACACGGTGGCCAAAAGTTCTTTTTCTTCAGGGGTGTCAAAATCCGAAATCCCGTGATAGTCAGGCCCCAAAAGGTGAAATAACTCCTGAAAGGCATGGTTATTAGGTGCGAAGACCGTAAATGGACCATTTCCCTGTAAGGCTTCGACCAATCCGGCATCTGCTTGTATGAGGGCATCCACTAACAGGCTTAAATCACCTACGGATTGTGCCAATTCCACAATAGTATCTTCCTGTAGACTGGCCACAAAATCAATGGCTGCCTGTGGCAAAAGCACCTTATCAATGGTGTGCGCTACCCCATTGGAAGCCAGGATATCGGTATCCGTGATATTGGCATCGGTGTCCGAGGCATCACCGATGACAAAGGTGTGTCCTGAGGCAATGACCTCCAGGGAATTGCCCATAAGGGCAGTGGGCACGGCACCGGGACTAAGGTCGGCCTCCAGTACCTGCTGCGGCAGCACGTGGTAGAGGAGGATATTGGTAAGGAG
The sequence above is a segment of the Muricauda sp. SCSIO 64092 genome. Coding sequences within it:
- a CDS encoding DUF3820 family protein, whose translation is MEIRPDTQKLLELAHYKMPFGKYKGSYLVDLPLAYLVWFKQKGFPSGKLGEHMRTMLDVKSNGLEPLIRKLQKEFPLD
- a CDS encoding fasciclin domain-containing protein, with protein sequence MKHFFKKPLILFATALLAWSCSDDDDNNGGSTTPEQNIVEAAQATTDLSSLVAALTAADQSPNNDLIGTLSGEGPFTVLAPSNEAFSDLFDRLDGFSSLADFDTTEEQDLLAAILAYHVVSGAAVTSGMLTNGQTIETVQGGTLTVSTEGGFFFTDAANEAAQVTTPDEETSNGVVHIINKVLLPQAAIDALNGVLLFSITDLAISNPNLSSLVAALQAANGDLPDILRGDGPFTVLAPTDAAFNTFLDGAQLGDIDTEVLTQVLLNHVISGEIESSTLVAAGTGYASTSAAGPIDDTFLSIFYNATDGVRFNGVSSVVPDGADIKAINGIVHVVDAVIDLPNIVDHATANSEFDNLVGALTDEGNTVDFVSVLSGTEEVYTVFAPVNAAFDAFTNPGMNPLQDILLNHVVSGDVILESSLSTGYDNVTMASFAEGEFLSLYVNTDADNTFNGVSSPVMNRTDIVATNGVIHAVDAVIDLPTVVTFAVADPTFDSLQAALTTEGQPDFVGTLSADGPFTVFAPTNDAFQALLDSNDMWDGLTDIDSGLLTSVLQHHVVEGNIRSGDLTNPGNTPAPTLEGDNITITLPGTGDNIADVTDGSGIDDIGITFVDVQANNGVIHVLNKVLIPNTTN
- a CDS encoding CTP synthase: MSQTKYIFVTGGVTSSLGKGIIAASLAKLLQARGYRTTIQKLDPYINVDPGTLNPYEHGECYVTDDGAETDLDLGHYERFLNVKTSQANNVTTGRIYQSVIEKERKGEFLGKTVQVVPHITNEIKERIQLLGKSGDYDIVITEIGGTVGDIESLPYIEAVRQLLWELGDNNGIVIHLTLVPYLSAAGELKTKPTQHSVKTLMESGIKADILVCRTEHEISGEKREKLALFCNVKKEAVIQSIDASTIYDVPLLMQQEGLDTVALKKLALSDVLEPDLIQWKEFLARHKNPKGKVTIGLIGKYVELQDSYKSILESFIHAGAANEVKVQVRSIHSEYLSEKSVDKKLMGLDGILVAPGFGERGIEGKVRAVRYARENDIPFLGICLGMQMAVIEFARNVLGMENANSTEMDSETPDPVISLMEEQKTVVNKGGTMRLGAWDCQLKEGSLVHEVYGGQSKITERHRHRFEFNNAYKKEMEEAGLVASGYNSETNLVEIVELPSHPWFIGVQYHPEYKSTVANPHPLFVGFVKAVLAKKQQQTNASLA
- a CDS encoding hydroxypyruvate isomerase family protein; its protein translation is MKRRNFISAATMATAGLATANVSGKTSKNKDFKLKNNINHSVCQWCFNSYPLEEFLAILNDLGIKAIDLIGPKDFDLLKKYDIHCSMCNGAEISLTEGWNDPQYHGQLIKNYMEIIPKVADAGYTNLICFSGNRRGMNDYVGLQNCVDGLSQILPLAEQHGVIIHMELFNQQNHPDYMCDSSLWGVELCKRLGSDNFKLLYDIYHMQIQEGDIIKTIQTYHPYFGHYHTAGVPGRNEIDETQELNYPAILKAILATGFQGYVAQEFIATWDDKIAALKDAFLRCDV
- the yidC gene encoding membrane protein insertase YidC; translation: MEEKKLDINSIIGFVLIFGILLGWMYLKQPTPEELEAQKAQQELLEAEQEAMETVTEEPKVEDRPVINLQDSVSVANYRTAVGAFGFTNANDGTTILENEVLYLEVANKGGQIVEARMKNFVTFDSIPVYLVKDGNADFGLSFSTNDNRVLETQDLFFEPVLTQSSGNQVLSLKAKVSNNQFLEYRYEMKPNEYLVDFTVRSQGLANVLNSTKPIDLSWQLKGIRHNKSVQYENRYTRLTYNHDGEKISKLSEGSDLDEETEVDVKWLSYRQHFFSSILATDTHFKAVELSSKNLVEEESKEQQFTKEYQTNTSLELVGGELSQNMYWYYGPTDAKVFEQYEDLGLVESIPFGWGIFGWINRFVFTPFFGFLSSFLPYGIAIVVMTIVVRIALSPVTYKSYLSQAKMKVLKPEITELNEKYKDNAMKKQQETMKLYNKAGVSPMSGCIPALLQLPIFYALFMFFPTSFALRQKSFLWAEDLSSYDTIFNLPFNIPFYGDHVSLFPILASVAIFFYMTLTTGQTMQMQQQPGMPNMKFIMYLSPLLMLFFFNNYASGLSLYYFISNLITIGIMLVIKNYILDEDKIHAQIQENKKKPKKENRFQKKMREMMEEAESQKRTGRRK
- a CDS encoding DUF6515 family protein gives rise to the protein MKLLRIVFPVLFFVLLLPTNRSQAQEVRQNTTVIVASGTRKGQLRRQTRRQVRRIHRRNRFRTLRRLPAGTRAVLFRGVEYYPVQGIYYVKRNGVYIRRLPPIGFRMASLTGPMFRLAVGGNAYVFSEGVFYRGVDDQFEMVAPPKGAIVEELPKDVEELLLDGMTAYELYDTLYAKTEGGYEVIGTMDDFE
- a CDS encoding M57 family metalloprotease, with amino-acid sequence MKNFNLTLLFLLLLVNFSCTVEDNDSFLSSDVIEESAFEDSDIDSLKLDIEQSLGEIVDLGDYYLIENDLMIPKSEILNYISDSKEKNVSDSGRHFYTSTITTPPTGRRIVKIYWDKRGFPASETLNTGITGNYNWRGALTLALIAYNGGITDFKIQFKEVGYDIFSPNGIPQDTDIILKSDGGILPNTTVASAGFPSNGNPYHTILINLDFLNSYNLTGQQKRYNLMHELGHCIGFRHTNLRLRGESLANANPIYTTPNAEDPNSVFNGGTALNDGYWSDYDEIALETLY